The genomic region GCGAAGAAATTTTTCCCGAACCCGAAACTCAAGTTCGTCCCGATCCAGAACCAGAACGATGCATTGCATTAGGTCTAGCACGAGTAGGAAGATGGGAACTACGCGCTAGTGCATTTAAAGCAGAAGTTGACAAACTATACGACTCGCACCAGCTGAAAGAGGCGATCGCCAAAAATATTCCACAGCTAATTGAGCTAATAACTCAGCCATTATCAGTAGCTTTGATTGAAAATGCTGTCAAACCTGGATTAAAAAACTGGAAAAACGGTCAAATCCGCACTCTTGCAGATCTTGAAAGTTGGATGAAAAGCCAAGCAGAACAGTGGCTAAAAAGCGATCGCGGTCGGCAACTCATCGATAATAAATGCGTGACTTGGTTCAACAGCAGCATTCAACCTGAAATAGCCGAGCGAACCGATCCGATTTGTCGTCAGTTTCAAATTCCTAGAAGCAGTTTAAGGTTAGAAAGTGGCATCGACCCAACTCTAGTCAATCCTGACTTACCGATAGGGAATGCTATCCTTGCTGATGCAGTGGCATTTACGATTAATTTGGTCATTGGCAGTGGTACTGTCGGTAGCATTATCGCTCTACTCTTAACTGGGCATTTAATTGTGCCGATCGCACTAGTTTATGGTGCAGCTCTCGTTGGTGGGGGAGTGGGGCTAAATCGGGAGAAAATTGAAGACGCGATTAAGGAAAAGTTGGATATTCCTAGTTGGATTCGTTTTGTGGCATTAGGAGATAAAACAATAGATAGTATCTGTGACAAAATAAAACCCGAACTAGAGTCAAGTCTGAGGGAAAAAATGACCCAAGAGCGGCAGGCTTTTGACGAGCTGATTGAGAAGATCGGGCATCAGGTGAAGAAAGCTTTGCATACCAAAGCAGAAGAGGTGACAATTCTCATTCAGTAGCAGGCGTTTGGGGTTTTCTGGGCAGCGATCGTCTGCTGTTCGAGCGAAACTCCTCTAAAAGGCACAGTACTACTACTTCATTGGAAAGACGCGATCGCACGGTTGTGTTTCTAGGATTGTAAGGGTTAGAAGTATACAGTTTTTAACCACTTATGGATAATTCATTCACCCGTCCCCTAGCTGTCGTTACAGGTGCTTCCAGTGGTATCGGCTACGAACTTGCCAAACAGTTCGCCCAAAACGGTTTCGATCTCCTCATCACAGCCACTAATTCAAATCTGAACGAAGTTGCTCAGACATTGGAAGGGATGGATGCCAAAGTCGAGACGGTACAGGCGGATCTCGTTACCTATGGCGGTGTTGAGGCGCTATATCAGAAAATTCAAAACACTAATCGAGCAGTGGATGCGATCGCCATTAACGCAGGTGTTGGTGTTGGCGGCGATTTTGCTCGCGAAACCGATCTACAAGACGAACTCAATCTAATTAACCTCAACGTTGTATCGTCCGTCCATCTTGCCAAACGAGTTGTCAAGGATATGGTGAATCGCGGCAAGGGTCGAATTCTCTTCACGTCATCGATCGCCGCCCTGATGCCTGGTTCGTTTGAGGCAGTCTATGCAGCTTCTAAAGCCTTTATCCAATCCTTCTCGGAAGGGTTACGCAACGAGTTGAAGGACACAGGCGTAACTGTAACTGCGCTCATGCCAGGACCAACTGAAACTAACTTTTTCCACCGTGCCGGAATGGACGATACTAACGTAGGTGCAAACCAGAAGGACGATCCGGCTGAGGTTGCCAAGCAGGGATTTGAAGCTCTAATGAAAGGTAAGGATAGTATAATTGCCGGATCGCTCGCGACCAAAATTCAGGGTGCGGTGAGCAAAGTTTTGCCCGATACCGTCAACGCCGAACTGCACCGCAAGCTAACTGAGCCAGGATCGGCTAACAATTAATTTAGTGATGGGGTGATTCGAGAGTATGAAAGACTTACTGCAAAAATTCTCATCGTTGAGAGATGCGATCGTTAGATTGAGCGATCGCTCTGGGGAACATCGCGTTCTCTTATTCGATTCACGTGATGCAGCCTATAATGTTGCTTTCATGCTCGACGGTCGATGGGATGAGTGTAATAGTGTAGTCATACCTAGCTCAGATGAAATAGCAATTAAAACTGCTGCTAGCTTGGTGGAAGCAAGATGGTGTGACAGCGGTAAGTCTTGTACTTTATTACCCAAATTAAGTGTTGAGACATTAAAACGGCGCTACGTAGTTGGAGACAGACACTTTATCAATGCCAATCTCATGTGCGCCGATCTCAGCCATCTCAATCTCAGTCAGATTAATTTCGGCTGGGCAAAGTTGAGAGGGGCTAACCTCAGCGGCGCAAATCTCAGCGGAGCTGACTTGACTGCGGCAGATTTGAGCGATGCTAATTTGAGTGGAGCCGATCTGAGCGGTGCAAACTTATTGAGGGCAGACTTAACAGGCGCAAACACGAGCGATACCAATCTCAGTGGTGCTTGCTTGAGGGGGGCGATCGCCTTTAATCTAAATTAGTTTATCCCTTGCAAACTCCAAACTTTGACAGTTTTGTCTTCACTACCACTAATAATTGACTTGCCATCGGGAGTGAAGCTGAGGCTATTTACGTTACCTTGATGTCCAGAAAAAGTTGTCAATAGCTCTCCAGTATTGAGCTGCCAAAGTTTGATTTGGCGATCGTCACTTCCACTAGCAATCATCTGACTATCTGGGCTAATAGCAACTGAATTAATATAGTCTGAATGTCCGGTCAAAGTGCGTAATCGCCGTCCGGTATGCAACTGCCAAATTCCGATCGTTTTATCCCAACTACTAGATACCAAAGTCTGTCCATCAGGACTAATCGCCACAGATCTGACTCGATCTGTATGTCCCAAAAGAGTACGGCGTAATGCTCCGGTACGAAGATCCCAAATTTTAATCGTTCGATCTTTACTACCACTAACTAAAGTTTTACCATTAGGACTAATGGCAACAGACCAAACTGTGTCCGCGTGTCCGACAAGAGTGCGGCGTAGCGTTCGTGTAGGTAAATCCCAAATTTTGATACTTGCGTCTGCGTTGCTACTTACAAGAGTCTGGCGATCGGGACTCATGGCAACAGACCAGACTTTACTAACATTTCCAATTGCATGTTGTAATCCTTGAGTGGATAGATCCCAAACTTTGACTGCTGGCTGAGCTGAGTAGCTAGCACTTGTCAGCATTTGTCCATCTTGACTTAAGGCAAGCGATATGACTTCAGCTGAATTGCCAGTTAAGGTACGTAGCAATTGTCCAGAACCAATATCCCAGAATTTAATCGTCTTGTCCCCACTACCACTAACTAGGGTACGTCCGTCACGCGCGATCGCCACCGCCCACACTGCGTTAGTATGCCCAGTCAAGGTGCGCGTCATCGAGGTGTGAGGAGAGGTGCTAGGCTCGGTTGTATGAGATGCTTCGACAATTTGCGATCGCGCCATTGTGGGTGAAATATTTGTTGTCGGTCGCAAAGCATAGTAACTACCAAGTAACAGCGCAAATGCAGAAGTCACTCCCAATGCTGTTCCTAACCGTGAGGCGATGCGTTCGTATTTGATGCTTACCGCTCCTGCGCTCTTATCTGCTGGTTTTGCCACTAAAGGCATGACTGTGGTGGATGTCTGCGCTGTAGCAGTATTTACTTTTTCCGGCGCATTTGCCACTAGAGGCGCTAGGGCATTTAATGCCTCTGTGGTAGACTGGTATCGCTCTAAAAAGTGGTAGCGTACCATTTTATTTAAAATGGCTGTTAGCTCTGGCGCGATCGTTACCAGATGTTGCCAAATCATTTCCCCAGTTTCGGCATCTTCTAATAATTGCGTTGGTTGCATTCCAGTTAAGGCTTGAATGCCAATCATCCCCAAAGCGTAAATGTCGCTGTTAGGTCGCGGTCGTCCGTGACTTTGCTCGGAGGGCATATAACCAGATGTACCTACAGCTATGGTGGCAGGAAGACCGATGGCATAATTGGCTTGGGTTTGTCCTGATGATGTCACTACCTGCGTCCAAGCTTGTTTAACGCTGCCAAAGTCAATTAGGACTAATTTTCCATCCGATGCTCGGCGAATTAAGTTATTAGGCTTGAGATCGCGGTGAATGAGTCCTTGTGAGTGTACTATTTCCAGAATGCTGAGGACTTCATACAACAACTCGATGACTTGCTGCTGACTCCACTTGACTCTTACTGGTGGCATGAGTTGACTTAGCGGTTGTCCGACAATATACTCTTGTACCAAGTAAAATTGTCGATCTTCATCAAAATAGTCTAATAACTGCGGTACTTGCGAATAGGACTGGAGTTTTTCTAAAGCCGCAATTTCTCGGCTGAACAAGCGTTGCCAGCGATAACTGAGATCGGTGATTTTGTCTGTGGATAATAAATGCTTAATCACACACTTAGCAGGCTGGTTGCGATCGAGAGTGCGTGCTAGGTAGGTCTGACAGTAGCTACTACTACCGAGGATTTGTACGACTTGATATCGCCGACCAATGATTTTCCCTAGCATGGCGCGAGACCGATGACAATTAAGTGCTTTGTTATTGGGTAAAACACACGATCTGTAGTAGGGGCGCACAGAGAAAGCGTCCCTACAAATGTCACGCACGCAATCGAGAATTGCTATAAGTGTCGTCCCCCTAACTTAAGGTAGGATGTTCTAATGAGTCTTGGGTTGTTGTTTTTATCGCTCACCTTTGGCAAAAATTTCGATCTATATCGACAGTCATACCTGCATGGCGCAACCGTTCTGCCAGAACGTCACCGAGTCCAGTTGCGGGGGTGAGGATACCCCCGCGTTGCCAACCGCCAGGTAGTTTGTCTTCATTCAATGCCAAACACAATGCTGACTCGCACAAAAATTTCACCGTGGCGCGGTTGCCAGGATCGCCGCGATCGCAGATCAGTCCCCCTACCTTGCGTCCGTCGCTCGTCAATCCTAAAAGTTCGCAGCGAAACCATCCCTCGTTCATTGTTTTCTCCGACGGACCGCTACCTGGTTGGGGTAAAAGGGGTTGCAGCAGACTACGGATTGGCGGTTGCTGGATTGCACCTGTAAATAGAGCCGTTGTAGCCGTAATACCAACTGCTGGCAGCCACCCTAACGGGGGGTCGAACTTCAGATATTCCTGGTAGGTAAAGTCAATGCCGTATGGTTCTTGCCACTGACTGTATAAGGCACTGCTGCGGCGTACCACGCGGGTATTAATCGCACCCATGAAAAATGGCGCTACCCACGTATCAATGTCGGGATCGTATTGCGGGAATTGTGGATCTCGATTGCGTTCTATTTCTTCTGGGGAGCGATCGCTGGTTGGATCGAGTAAAAAAGGATTGCTGACTTGACTTACCTGGGTGGAATCATAGATGTTAAAAGCAGAAGCTAGAGTTCCACCGTTAAATCCGCCCATAGCTTGATAGTAAGCTTTCACCGCTCGGCAGGATGTTCCTAGCTCTCGTTGGATGTAGCGAACGATCAGGTAAGTCCCCAAATCCGAAGGCACGGAATCAAACCCACAGCAGGGAATAATGCGAGTACCATCGGCTGCGGCTCTGTCGTGGTAGCGATCGCAGAGTTCCTTCACCCAAGGAGTCTCGCCTGTAATGTCAACGTAGTGGGTTTTGAAGCGCACGCAGGCATCAACAATTTTATTGCCATAGAGAGCAAATGGTCCTGCCGTATTCAGCAATACTCGTGTCTGGGACACGATGTTATCTATGGCAGTTGCATCTTGGCTGTCTGCGACTAATACATCGACATTGACACCAACTTGTGCCTTTACCTGTTCGAGTTTTTCACGGTTACGACCCGCGATCGCCCAACGTACTTCGCCTGGAGTTACGTGCTGGGCAAAGTACTGCACCGTTTGCTTTCCAGTAAAACCACTAGCTCCGTAAAGTACGACATCGTATGGACGAGCGGTCATCGAACGGCATCCTCATTCACAAATTTAGCTACACGAATTGTAGGACAGAAACACCAAAATTTTCAGGTGAATAGAAGTGCGATCGCCTTGAGTCACGAACTATGGCAGTTGCTAGGTGTTGCGTTCAACTGATTTGGCGTGTTGCGATCGGCATTGGAGAGGATAATTTCGCCTTTGGAGCCAAATTGCCAAGTCGTTGCTTCTACTAGGGAAGTGGCTGTAGTATTAGCTGTTTCTGGGGTAGTTGTTTCTACCGCAGCACGGTTTTCAGTTTCTGGTGTTTCTAGAGTTGCCCAATCGGTGAGGAGGGCATCAGTGCTGAGTTTATCCCCAGGTGCGGGAGGTAAGCCGCCGCGTCCGGCGACAACAAAGCGGTTTTCGGCTCCAGATGGACAACCAGATGCAACTAGAGTGGATGCATCTACTGGTGTTGTGGGTAGTTCGGCAAGATCAGAGACAGAGACTACTTCACCAGAATTGAAGTCGACTTGTGAGCCAGACAGGGATGCAACATCATTACTAGGTGAACTATTCAAAAAGTTTTTAACTTCTTCAGCTGTAGGATTAGTTCCAAATAGAGACAAAACTGTTTGGCGACTGATAAGTGGTAAGAATCCGATAACATTTTGGGCTTCAAACCTGATATTACCGCCTGAGCCACCAGGAAAAGCATTAGTAATAATATCGTTATTACCATTAAAATTCGCTATGACCAGAGGAGAGTTAATTGTAATATCACCTCCATTACCTGGTTTCTGTTCCGTGCCTACTGAGGTAGTTATTTGACTTCCGTTGCGTAATCCTACACGCTGCCCTGCCTCTAATTTAATATCTCCGCCATTACCAGATATGGATTGAGCAAAGATGCTGCCGTTATCTAGATTGAGGGAGCGAACTGCTACATTAATGCTACCAGCATCTCCCTCAGCACCTAGAAAGCTGTTAGCAGTGATTGCGCTACCATTAGTCAGAGATAAGGTATCAGCTATGGTGATATTGATGTTGCCTGCATCACCCTGACTAATGGTAGAAGTATTCAAGGAACCACCATTAGTCAGAGACAGCGATCGCGCCCTAAGCGTGATGTTACCGCCATCGCCTCTGCCTTCTTGTCCTACAAAACTGAAAATTCCACTGAAAAACCATCGCTACTCGATCCTTGAAGGGAAATCGTGTCGCTCACATCAAGAGCGACATTGCCTGCATTCCCTTGACCGAAGGTAGACGCTCCTATTTGAGCGCCATCAGTTAGTGATAGGCTTCCAGACCTGAGATTGATGTCACCACCGTTGCCAACACCTCCTGTCTCTACAGTGCTAAAGATTCCAGCAGAAAATCCGTAACTGTTAAAGCCAGCAAAGGTAATGCCGTCGCGAACATTTATTGTCACATCGCCTGCATTTCCTTGACCGAAAGTGCTAGCAAATATGAAAGCTCCGTTTGTAAAATATAGTGAACTAGCCCTAATATCAACATTCCCCCCTTTGCCCACAGCTCCAGAGCCTACACTGGTAAAAACTCCACTAGAAAGACCGTCGCCGTTAGTGCCATCTGCGCTGAAGAAGTTACGCACGTCGATGTTTACATTTCCGCCATTACCACGTCCACCTGACAGGCTATCTAAACCATCTCCCACAGCAGCAACAATTTGAGAGCCATCTATCAAGGAAAGCGAACCAGCGCTGATGTTAACCACGCCGCCGTTGCCTACAGCCCCACCGGAGACATTACTGAAGATATTGCTATTTAATAGAGAAATAGAACTATCTGCTTGCACAAATATAGTTTCAGCGTCTCCTTGTCCGAAGTTGCTGACATTTAGTACAGCACGATCGCTCAGAGACAAAGAACCAGTTCTAATGTTGATATTGCCAGCTTTTCCAGTGCCATCCGATCCTACATTGTTGAATATGCCACTACTAAAAATCCCTTCTGGAAATTCGCCCACACCATCAATGGCTATAGTATCTTGAGCGTAAATATCTACATCCCCTGCTACTGCGTCAGCCGATCCCTAATTTCCTCCGATGCCAGCAACTAATGCACTCCCGCCAAACAGAGCTAAATTGCGGGTATTGACAGCGATACTACCACCATCTCCAGCCCTAACATCAACTAAAGCTGTATTGGATAGAGATATATCTGCCAAGGCTAAATCTGTAGGAAAACTGAAGCGGAAGCCACTACTATCAGGATTGATTCCTACAACTCCTGGGGCTGCAACTGCGCCTAGTTCAATTCGTCCTCCTTCAGCAGTTAATCTTCCTCCTTCTAAATTAATATTGCCACTAACTAATCCTATAGTCCTCCCAGGCTGCACTTGCAAACCTACGCCGCTAGCACGGTTGATGATATTCCCCGAACCAGTACCAAATTGTAAACCCAAGGGAACGCTCACGGTTAACAGCGGCGCACCTGTACCAGGAATAGCACTAAACTGCGTTCCATCAGCAAAGTTGATACTGCTAGCCGTCGTCGCAATAAACGAGCCGCCAATATTCAACCTGGCATTTTGACCGAAAACTATACCGTTGGGGTTGAGCAAAAATAAAATAGCTGCTCCATTGGCTTGAATCAAACCATCGATATTAGAAACTGAGCTACCCGTAACCCTGGTGAGGATATTTTGAATATTTGTAGCATTGTTAAAAATAGCTGCTCCGTTGGTGGGAACAGAAAACTGTTGAAAGCTGTGGAATAAATTTCCCCCTCGCGTTGCCCCACCGGAGATCGTATCTACACTATCGGTACTGGTAACAACAGAATTTTCTCCACCCAATGTATTATCTGGAACAACCTGAGCCAGCGCAGTAGTTCCAAACGCGTTAGCGAAGCTTGACGAAGTTATCGCACCCCCTATCACCACACCAACCAGCCCTAGCCTTACTCCCCAGCGCCCAAGAATCGGAGATAATTGGAAATACATTTTATTTTTATAATTATTCGAGTTAAATCGATCGCAAATGATGAAGCACCAGTAACTATAAATATCTAGTGAGAAAAAATCAACTCAATGTCATAAAAATACGATCGCGATCGCTCTAGCTAGTGCATCCTTACTTGTCTGCTCTTGTGGTTGTCAGCAGCCCTGGCGTGTAGTTAAATATGGAATCAGTTCGAGGCGATATCCTGATGCCAATTGTGTAGATCTTACGACTTTGTAGAAAAGCTTTAAAGGCTTGAAGAGAGAGGGAATGCGGATGAAAGGACTTGAACCTTCACACCTCTCGGTACTAGAACCTAAATCTAGCGCGTCTGCCAATTCCGCCACATCCGCATATCGGCTTTACGATTATAGCAGAGAATAAAAGATTTTTACTCGCTTCTCAAAGCGGCAATGGGATCTAATTTAGCAGCATTCCGAGCTGGGATGACTCCCGCTAGCAGTCCGACGACGAAAGAAAGCCCAAACCCACTCGCGATCGACCACAACGATACGATAAGGGGAAATTTGAAAATATTAGCCGCAGTAGCCGCGATCGCCACTCCCAAGCCAATTCCCATCCCTCCGCCAACCACAGAGACAACAACCGCTTCGGCTAAAAATTGAATTAAAATCGCCGCATTAGTCGCGCCTACAGCTTTGCGAATACCAATTTCTTTTGTCCGTTCGACAACGGAGACTAGCATGATATTGGCAATCCCGATTCCTCCTACAACTAGAGAAATCCCCGCGATCGCCACTACCATCACGGTAAATAGTCCTACTACACTACTAAACGTGTTGATAATATCGACCTGATTGATAATCCGAAAATCATCTGCTTGCGGTGGGTAGATATTATGACGCAAGCGTAAGAGGTTCGTGACTTGAAATTGTGCCGCATCTAACTGCTTTTCGTCACTGGCTGCTAACCAAAATCCGTTGATGGAAACTCCAGTCAAAGCATTATTTCCTACCAACCGCGCCGACATATTCGTTAACGGTATGTATACGCGATCGTCTTGATCTTGACCTCCAACCGCGCCTTTTGGCTCCATAACTCCCAGTACTTTATAACTTTGTCGCTGAATGCGAATATCAGCTCCTACCGGATTGACTGCTGCACCGAACAGCTGATCTCGCACCTTAGAACCCAACACTACAACTGGCTGAGCCGCATCTAAATCTGCCTGAGTAAAAAATTGTCCGATTTGGGGGCGAATATTTTTCACATCAGAGTAATATAAATCCGTCCC from Chroococcidiopsis sp. SAG 2025 harbors:
- a CDS encoding SDR family NAD(P)-dependent oxidoreductase, giving the protein MDNSFTRPLAVVTGASSGIGYELAKQFAQNGFDLLITATNSNLNEVAQTLEGMDAKVETVQADLVTYGGVEALYQKIQNTNRAVDAIAINAGVGVGGDFARETDLQDELNLINLNVVSSVHLAKRVVKDMVNRGKGRILFTSSIAALMPGSFEAVYAASKAFIQSFSEGLRNELKDTGVTVTALMPGPTETNFFHRAGMDDTNVGANQKDDPAEVAKQGFEALMKGKDSIIAGSLATKIQGAVSKVLPDTVNAELHRKLTEPGSANN
- a CDS encoding pentapeptide repeat-containing protein; translation: MKDLLQKFSSLRDAIVRLSDRSGEHRVLLFDSRDAAYNVAFMLDGRWDECNSVVIPSSDEIAIKTAASLVEARWCDSGKSCTLLPKLSVETLKRRYVVGDRHFINANLMCADLSHLNLSQINFGWAKLRGANLSGANLSGADLTAADLSDANLSGADLSGANLLRADLTGANTSDTNLSGACLRGAIAFNLN
- a CDS encoding serine/threonine-protein kinase produces the protein MLGKIIGRRYQVVQILGSSSYCQTYLARTLDRNQPAKCVIKHLLSTDKITDLSYRWQRLFSREIAALEKLQSYSQVPQLLDYFDEDRQFYLVQEYIVGQPLSQLMPPVRVKWSQQQVIELLYEVLSILEIVHSQGLIHRDLKPNNLIRRASDGKLVLIDFGSVKQAWTQVVTSSGQTQANYAIGLPATIAVGTSGYMPSEQSHGRPRPNSDIYALGMIGIQALTGMQPTQLLEDAETGEMIWQHLVTIAPELTAILNKMVRYHFLERYQSTTEALNALAPLVANAPEKVNTATAQTSTTVMPLVAKPADKSAGAVSIKYERIASRLGTALGVTSAFALLLGSYYALRPTTNISPTMARSQIVEASHTTEPSTSPHTSMTRTLTGHTNAVWAVAIARDGRTLVSGSGDKTIKFWDIGSGQLLRTLTGNSAEVISLALSQDGQMLTSASYSAQPAVKVWDLSTQGLQHAIGNVSKVWSVAMSPDRQTLVSSNADASIKIWDLPTRTLRRTLVGHADTVWSVAISPNGKTLVSGSKDRTIKIWDLRTGALRRTLLGHTDRVRSVAISPDGQTLVSSSWDKTIGIWQLHTGRRLRTLTGHSDYINSVAISPDSQMIASGSDDRQIKLWQLNTGELLTTFSGHQGNVNSLSFTPDGKSIISGSEDKTVKVWSLQGIN
- a CDS encoding saccharopine dehydrogenase family protein, translated to MTARPYDVVLYGASGFTGKQTVQYFAQHVTPGEVRWAIAGRNREKLEQVKAQVGVNVDVLVADSQDATAIDNIVSQTRVLLNTAGPFALYGNKIVDACVRFKTHYVDITGETPWVKELCDRYHDRAAADGTRIIPCCGFDSVPSDLGTYLIVRYIQRELGTSCRAVKAYYQAMGGFNGGTLASAFNIYDSTQVSQVSNPFLLDPTSDRSPEEIERNRDPQFPQYDPDIDTWVAPFFMGAINTRVVRRSSALYSQWQEPYGIDFTYQEYLKFDPPLGWLPAVGITATTALFTGAIQQPPIRSLLQPLLPQPGSGPSEKTMNEGWFRCELLGLTSDGRKVGGLICDRGDPGNRATVKFLCESALCLALNEDKLPGGWQRGGILTPATGLGDVLAERLRHAGMTVDIDRNFCQR
- a CDS encoding filamentous hemagglutinin N-terminal domain-containing protein: MYFQLSPILGRWGVRLGLVGVVIGGAITSSSFANAFGTTALAQVVPDNTLGGENSVVTSTDSVDTISGGATRGGNLFHSFQQFSVPTNGAAIFNNATNIQNILTRVTGSSVSNIDGLIQANGAAILFLLNPNGIVFGQNARLNIGGSFIATTASSINFADGTQFSAIPGTGAPLLTVSVPLGLQFGTGSGNIINRASGVGLQVQPGRTIGLVSGNINLEGGRLTAEGGRIELGAVAAPGVVGINPDSSGFRFSFPTDLALADISLSNTALVDVRAGDGGSIAVNTRNLALFGGSALVAGIGGN
- a CDS encoding ABC transporter permease, whose product is MAAESLWNHKLRTGLTMLGVIIGISSVISITSVGQGVQKSTEQQIQALGTNVMLVLAGASTTGGGINQGVGSASTLTWEDAKAVAQQAPAAIGVTAFLQRQFQVVYGGQNISTSVLGTDLYYSDVKNIRPQIGQFFTQADLDAAQPVVVLGSKVRDQLFGAAVNPVGADIRIQRQSYKVLGVMEPKGAVGGQDQDDRVYIPLTNMSARLVGNNALTGVSINGFWLAASDEKQLDAAQFQVTNLLRLRHNIYPPQADDFRIINQVDIINTFSSVVGLFTVMVVAIAGISLVVGGIGIANIMLVSVVERTKEIGIRKAVGATNAAILIQFLAEAVVVSVVGGGMGIGLGVAIAATAANIFKFPLIVSLWSIASGFGLSFVVGLLAGVIPARNAAKLDPIAALRSE